ACCGGGATGTCCCGGAGGACGACGGCCTTCCCGCAGGCCATCGCCTCCAGCACGACGATACCCTGGTTCTCGACCTTCGCGGGGAAGCAGAACACGTCGCCCGCCGCGAACGCGCCGCGTTTGTCGTCTATCCAGCCCGTGAACGTGACGTTCTCCGGCGGGTTCCCGGTCCAGCGCCTCACCGGCTCGCTGGCCTGTGGACCGTCGTCGACGGTGCCGAACCAGGCGAAGTCGTACTCCGTCCCCTGGGCCACCTCGCAGAACGTCGTCAGGCCCTTGCGCTCGAACACGTTGCCGACGGCGAACACGACCATCCCGTCGAGGTCGTACTTCTCTCGGTACTCCTCGCGGAACTCTTCGTAGCCCGCCAGCGACTCGATGTCGACGCCGTTCGTGATGGGGCGGATGGGGGCGTCGACGGGGTAGGCGTCGAGGACGCCCTTCGTGTACTCGCTCGGGCAGAGCACGAGGTCTGCTTGCGAGTAGAACCACCGCAGGTAGCGTTCGAGGAACGGGCCGACCTGCTCGGAGCCGCGGAACGACTCGGCGAAGTCCTCGCGGGTGATGTGGGCGTGACAGACCAGCGGCCGGTCGTGGCGCTTGGCGTGTCGCGCGAGAGCGACCGACCCCGGCCCGATGGCGTTGGTGTGAGCGACGTCGTAGTCGACGAACGCGCCGTCGCCGGAGAGCGCGTGCCCGGCGGCGCTGGGGAGGGAGCCGCCGTACCACGGCGACGTGACGAGTTCGACGTCGGTGTCGGCGAGCGCCTTCCGCTGGGCGGCGACGGAGGTGGCCCACCCCGAGCGTCGGAGCGGCCCTTCGAGTTCGAGGTAGTTGCAGACCCGCATTGAAGATATCCTGTCGAGTGTGGGTGTTAGGACTGCCGGATTTGGCTGTGTGGTGATTTTCGGTGGTTCGTACGTGTCGATGTGAACGTGGTTTCCGAACGTCCTCTCTGGAGTGGTTCCAGCAACTACGATCTCGAAAGTCCTCTCTGGATGGGTCCAGCAACTACGAACTCGAAAGCCCTCTCGTGCTCCACTCGCGTGACCACGACTGCGCTCCTCGCTCGCTGACGCTCACTGCGGTGCTTATCGGGTCATGCTTCGTGGAGGACGCTCGCCCTCCCATTCCATCA
This region of Halomarina salina genomic DNA includes:
- a CDS encoding glycosyltransferase family 4 protein produces the protein MRVCNYLELEGPLRRSGWATSVAAQRKALADTDVELVTSPWYGGSLPSAAGHALSGDGAFVDYDVAHTNAIGPGSVALARHAKRHDRPLVCHAHITREDFAESFRGSEQVGPFLERYLRWFYSQADLVLCPSEYTKGVLDAYPVDAPIRPITNGVDIESLAGYEEFREEYREKYDLDGMVVFAVGNVFERKGLTTFCEVAQGTEYDFAWFGTVDDGPQASEPVRRWTGNPPENVTFTGWIDDKRGAFAAGDVFCFPAKVENQGIVVLEAMACGKAVVLRDIPVFREFYTDGEDCLLCETAAEFREALDRLAEDPDLRERLGENARETAREHSLERVGEGLKAAYEDVLAGRV